One Dictyostelium discoideum AX4 chromosome 3 chromosome, whole genome shotgun sequence genomic region harbors:
- the fumH gene encoding fumarate hydratase (alternatively spliced) — protein MTTFRSEFDTFGEVKVNDEKYWGAQTQRSLENFDIGGESEKMPLMVVRSFGILKRCAAIVNKKYGLDATIADNIAKAATEVVEGKLDDQFPLVVFQTGSGTQSNMNANEVISNRAIELMTGKRDFSKKLVHPNDHVNKSQSSNDTFPTCMHIAAAISINEKLVPALEMLLAAMRTKQNEFNHIIKIGRTHLQDATPLTLGQEFSGYCTQIEYGIQRIKDTLPRLYNLAQGGTAVGTGLNTPVGFDVDIASEVAKFTGLPFKTAPNKFEALAAHDAMVEVSGALNTVAVSLMKIANDIRFLGSGPRCGLGELILPENEPGSSIMPGKVNPTQCEAMTMVCAQVMGNNTTVSIAGSNGHFELNVFKPVIIKNVLSSIRLIADASVSFTKHCVVGIKADEKRIDQLLHESLMLVTALNPYIGYDKAAKAAKKAHKEKTTLKEACLSLGFTTSEEFDKWVDPSKMIGSMK, from the coding sequence ATGACAACATTTAGATCAGAATTTGATACATTTGGAGAAGTTAAagttaatgatgaaaaatatTGGGGTGCACAAACTCAAAGATCATTAGAAAATTTTGATATTGGTGGTGAATCAGAAAAGATGCCATTAATGGTTGTTCGTTCATTTGGTATTTTAAAACGTTGTGCagcaattgtaaataaaaagtatGGTTTAGATGCAACCATTGCAGATAATATTGCTAAAGCAGCAACAGAAGTTGTTGAAGGTAAATTAGATGATCAATTCCCATTGGTAGTTTTTCAAACTGGTTCAGGTACACAATCAAATATGAATGCCAATGAAGTTATCTCAAATCGTgcaattgaattaatgaCAGGTAAAAGAGATTTCTCAAAGAAATTAGTACATCCAAATGATCATGTCAATAAGAGTCAATCCTCAAATGATACATTCCCAACTTGTATGCACATTGCTGCTGCAATCTCAATCAATGAGAAATTAGTACCAGCTTTAGAGATGTTATTGGCTGCTATGCGTACCAAACAAAACGAATTTAATCATATCATCAAGATTGGTAGAACTCATTTACAAGATGCTACCCCACTCACTTTGGGCCAAGAGTTCTCTGGTTATTGCACTCAAATCGAGTATGGTATTCAAAGAATTAAAGATACCCTCCCAAGACTTTACAATTTAGCTCAAGGTGGTACAGCCGTTGGTACAGGTTTAAATACTCCAGTTGGTTTCGATGTTGATATCGCCTCTGAAGTCGCTAAATTCACTGGTCTCCCATTCAAAACCGCTCCAAATAAATTCGAAGCTTTAGCAGCTCATGATGCTATGGTCGAAGTTAGTGGTGCCCTCAATACCGTCGCTGTCTCTCTCATGAAGATTGCCAATGATATTCGTTTCTTAGGTTCTGGTCCACGTTGTGGTTTAGGTGAACTCATCCTCCCAGAGAATGAACCAGGTTCATCAATTATGCCTGGTAAGGTCAATCCAACTCAATGTGAAGCTATGACTATGGTTTGTGCTCAAGTTATGGGTAACAATACCACCGTTTCCATCGCTGGTAGCAATGGCCATTTTGAATTAAACGTTTTCAAACCAGTCATCATTAAAAATGTTCTCTCCTCAATTCGTCTCATCGCTGATGCTTCAGTTTCTTTCACTAAACATTGTGTCGTTGGTATTAAAGCCGATGAAAAGAGAATCGATCAACTCTTACACGAATCCCTCATGTTGGTAACTGCTCTCAATCCATACATTGGTTATGATAAAGCTGCCAAAGCCGCTAAAAAAGCTCACAAAGAAAAAACTACACTCAAAGAAGCTTGTCTCTCATTAGGTTTCACTACCTCtgaagaatttgataaatgGGTTGATCCATCAAAAATGATTGGTtcaatgaaataa
- a CDS encoding hypothetical protein (O66677 Peptidyl-tRNA hydrolase (EC 3.1.1.29) (PTH)): protein MKSLFILRNNNNRKGLLKFYSPPLNSILLNVNNNNNNNNNNFKKSNYCTITPNIIHNDNNNLAPQSFIPISSIENETLKSPHQQHQQQQQQQQQQQQQQQQQQQQQQQQSQNNIIKNQKFISMLTTNMKTIPKYIPSSQFIIEKTLDPTLIKTSEPSEPVKVKNRYIIVGLGNPGTEYVNTRHNIGFSAIDHLCELLDCNLDQNAKHSLYTTVYLKLDEKLSSKQRESNRNEKKLNHSKQLELLKNQFIKQQEQELSSTSTTTTNTTQESPVNIQQQQQQQQQQQQQQQQQQQQQQKEEKEEEEEEIDLSSIKKPKKVINQVILLKPMTYMNASGNPLRTIQQKYNVPLQNILVLVDDISTDIGVIKMRTKGGSAGQKGIESVISRLGTEKFSRIKFGVGVPNAGEIRSNFVLKKFSREKEHLLKESIDKASRYSIMWLEKGSDFTMNLINK from the coding sequence atgaaatcacTATTTATCctaagaaataataataatagaaaaggtttattaaaattttattctcCACCCTTGAATTCAATTCTATTAAATGtgaacaataataataataataataataataatttcaaaaaatcaaacTATTGTACCATCACTCCAAACATAATtcataatgataataataatttagcaCCACAATCTTTTATACCAATATcgtcaattgaaaatgaaactttaaaatcaccacaccaacaacaccaacaacaacaacaacaacaacaacaacaacaacaacaacaacaacaacaacaacaacaacaacaacaacaatctcaaaataatattattaaaaatcaaaaatttatatCAATGTTAACAACTAATATGAAGACTATACCAAAATATATACCAAGTAgtcaatttattattgaaaaaacattAGATCCaacattaattaaaacatcAGAACCAAGTGAACCAGTTAAAGTAAAGAATAGATATATTATTGTTGGTTTAGGTAATCCTGGTACAGAGTATGTAAATACAAGACATAATATTGGTTTCTCTGCAATCGATCATCTTTGTGAATTACTTGATTGTAATTTGGATCAAAATGCCAAACATTCTCTCTACACAActgtatatttaaaattggatgaaaaattatcaagTAAACAAAGAGAATCAAATCGTAatgaaaaaaagttaaatcaTTCAAAACAACTTGAATTacttaaaaatcaatttattaaacaacaagaacaagaattatcatcaacatcaacaactactactaataCTACACAAGAATCACCTGTaaatattcaacaacaacaacaacaacaacaacaacaacaacaacaacaacaacaacaacaacaacaacaacaaaaagaagaaaaagaagaagaagaagaagaaattgatttaagttcaattaaaaaaccaaaaaaagtaattaatcAAGTTATACTTTTAAAACCAATGACATATATGAATGCAAGTGGTAATCCATTAAGAACGATTCAACAGAAATATAATGTACCacttcaaaatattttagtaTTAGTTGATGATATTTCCACAGATATTGGTGTAATTAAAATGAGAACTAAAGGTGGTAGCGCAGGTCAAAAAGGTATTGAGAGTGTTATCTCTCGTTTAGGTACTGAAAAGTTTTCACGTATAAaatttggtgttggtgttccAAATGCTGGTGAAATTCGTTCAAACTttgttttaaagaaattctcACGTGAAAAGgaacatttattaaaagaatcaattgataaagcTTCTCGTTATTCTATTATGTGGTTAGAAAAAGGTTCTGATTTTacaatgaatttaattaataaataa
- a CDS encoding RWP-RK domain-containing protein gives MNTTTNPTTNITTTTTTTNNTNTAKMPQTATIGFEQLSKYFHLPINDVAKELGICATMLKKICRRNGIPRWPHRKIKSLNKMIENLEQSLQNNPSEAEDCIKQEISILKSKKVLIMKNPSILASSAQKRTNAIMGESHSDAAKPVKKIVKTENNNNNNNNNNNNNNNNNNDSHQPMMPQPMMSQQQQIQSIHHPQHHPMSQHQQSSPLSTPSSSISTPPQDLNNSSNGYKNNNINYNQQINMHNQSHGMHQSHNIHQQSHNMHQHQQHQPQLPPPQQAPPQQAPPQQAPPQQAPPQQAPQPTFSINQLLTTSNPFAITPLTSYLLEEEELAHQQQQQQLQQQQQQQQQQQQQQEQQQPSSSSSSSSSSSSSSSHYSHQPSMGYNQSHSSTSNNMPKYVDQDIQSTAWYPSGGQMGNNNSSSSSNNNNNNNNSNSNSNSNNNNNNNNNNNNNNNNNNNNNNNSNNNNNNGNMNGNMNNGMNNGMNNGMNNGMNNGMNNNMNSNMNSNMNNNMNNNMNNNMNNSMNNMNNMNNNTNNNNNNSNMSNNMNNNNNSNNNSNSNSNNNNNNMNNNNNHNGNMGYTNSSQPMFSQVLGSPEFGFTLPKINVIEGSNQPMGPPPNQQQQQSSSPSQYMNSNNNNNNNNNNNNNGNNNNGNNNSNNNNNNIPPQYHQQQHQQQQQQMPHHQQHQQHQQPQHQQMSPHHHHQQQQMPHHHQQQQQHQQQQQQQQQQQQQMSPHHQQQMSPHHQQQHPQMSPHHQQMSHHHHQQQQQQQQQHQMQQPQHQQMQQPSKVIYVPKGSPYMPNNGQNMMGPQGNNNNNNNINTNNNNNLRWVMEHDKPRKL, from the exons atGAACACTACAACAAACCCTACAACCAATATAaccacaactacaaccacaacaaataatacaaatacagCCAAAATGCCTCAAACAGCAACAATTGGCTTTGAACAACTctcaaaatattttcatctaCCTATAAATGATGTGGCAAAAGAGTTGGGCATTTGTGCAACAATGCTTAAAAAGATATGCAGAAGAAATGGTATCCCAAGATGGCCTCATAGAAAG ataaaaagtttaaataaaatgattgaaaattTGGAACAATCTTTACAAAATAATCCATCAGAGGCGGAGGATTGTATTAAACAAgagatttcaattttaaaaagtaaaaaagtattaattaTGAAAAATCCAAGTATTTTAGCAAGTAGTGCACAAAAAAGAACAAATGCAATTATGGGAGAATCACATTCCGACGCCGCGAAACCTGTAAAGAAAATAGTGAAAActgagaataataataataataataataataataataataacaataataataacaacaatgaTTCTCATCAACCAATGATGCCACAACCAATGAtgtcacaacaacaacaaattcaatcaattcacCATCCACAACATCATCCAATGTCGCAACATCAacaatcatcaccattatcaacTCCTTCCTCTTCAATTTCAACACCACCacaagatttaaataatagtagcaatggttacaaaaataataatataaattacaatCAACAAATTAATATGCATAACCAATCGCATGGTATGCATCAATCCCATAATATACATCAACAATCTCATAATAtgcatcaacatcaacaacatcaacctCAACTACCACCTCCACAACAAGCACCTCCACAACAAGCACCTCCACAACAAGCTCCTCCACAACAAGCACCTCCACAACAAGCACCTCAACcaactttttcaattaatcaattattaacaaCAAGTAATCCATTCGCTATCACACCATTAACATCTTATTTGTTAGAGGAGGAAGAGCTTGcgcatcaacaacaacaacaacaattacaacaacaacagcaacaacaacaacaacaacaacaacaacaagaacaacaacaaccatcatcatcatcatcgtcatcatcatcatcatcttcttcttcatcacaTTATTCTCATCAACCGTCAATGGGATACAATCAATCTcattcatcaacatcaaataatatgCCAAAATATGTTGATCAAGACATCCAATCGACGGCATGGTATCCAAGTGGAGGACAAATgggtaataacaatagtagtagtagtagtaataataataataataataataatagtaatagtaatagtaatagtaataataataataataataataataataataataataataataataataataataataataataacaacagtaataataacaataataatggtaatatgAATGGTAATATGAATAATGGTATGAATAATGGTATGAATAATGGTATGAATAATGGTATGAATAATGGTATGAATAACAATATGAATAGCAATATGAATAGCAATATGAATAACAATATGAATAACAATATGAATAACAATATGAATAATAGTatgaataatatgaataatatgaacaacaacactaataacaacaataacaatagtaatatgAGCAacaatatgaataataataataatagtaataataatagtaatagtaatagtaacaataataataataatatgaacaacaataacaatcaTAATGGTAACATGGGATATACGAATTCATCACAACCAATGTTTTCACAAGTTTTGGGTTCACCAGAGTTTGGTTTCACTTTACCAAAGATAAATGTAATTGAGGGTTCAAACCAACCAATGGGTCCACCaccaaatcaacaacaacaacaatcatctTCCCCTTCACAATATATGAActctaataataacaataataataataacaataataataataatggtaataataataatggtaataataatagtaataataataataataatattccaCCACAatatcaccaacaacaacatcaacaacaacaacaacaaatgcctcaccaccaacaacaccaacagcaccaacaaccacaacatcaacaaatgTCCccacatcatcatcatcaacaacaacaaatgccccaccatcatcaacaacaacaacaacatcaacaacaacaacaacaacaacaacaacaacaacaacaaatgtcaccacatcaccaacaacaaatgtCACCacatcaccaacaacaacatccaCAAATGTCGCCACATCACCAACAAATGtctcatcaccatcatcaacaacaacaacaacaacaacaacaacaccaaatgcaacaaccacaacatcaacaaatgCAACAACCATCAAAAGTTATTTACGTTCCAAAAGGTTCACCATATATGCCAAACAATGGTCAAAATATGATGGGTCCACAAggcaataacaataacaacaataacattaacaccaacaacaataacaatttaAGATGGGTAATGGAACATGATAAGCCAAGAAAACTATAA
- the tmem144A gene encoding transmembrane protein 144 A → MVNPQVIGYIGAAVASLFFGSNYVPVKNYPTGNGLAFTWVMSVGTLVVAYCAMFISKDYIFDPWGLLGGTLWSIGNFCVIPIVKTIGIGLGLLLWCCSSIITGYFTGKFGWFGIDKQKVSHPALNWIGFACIVAAVIFFFFIEPTIEEKDEHSYSSIVDDSEIGNNGIDNNGYNSINNNNNNGNNKRRSGAFNKQPKKSIFERMPPPYNTILGIVLSVFSGIMYGVNMVPMQLWKQSNVDASPLSFVFCHFSGIFLANTAVFIVYSIIVRPPQIFPQTIFPSFFSGLLWGIANVGLMVATQNLGYTIGFPMGSGGPMIVSSLWSVFYFREIQGVKNLLILLISFIFLGAGITILALSH, encoded by the exons ATGGTTAACCCTCAAGTAATTGGTTATATTGGTGCAGCAGTTGCATCAT TATTTTTTGGTTCAAATTATg ttccAGTAAAGAATTATCCAACAGGTAATGGTTTAGCATTTACATGGGTAATGAGTGTTGGTACATTAGTAGTTGCATATTGTGCAATGTTTATATCAAAAGATTATATATTTGACCCATGGGGATTATTAGGTGGTACATTATGGtcaattggtaatttttGCGTTATTCCAATTGTAAAAACCATTGGTATTGGTCTTGGTTTATTGTTATGGTGTTGTTCAAGTATTATCACAGGTTATTTCACAGGTAAATTCGGATGGTTTGGAATAGACAAACAAAAGGTATCACATCCAGCATTAAATTGGATTGGTTTCGCATGTATTGTAGCGGCTGtaattttcttctttttcattgaACCTACAATCGAAGAGAAAGACGAACATTCCTACTCATCAATTGTAGACGACTCGGAAATTGGTAATAACGGAATCGACAACAATGGCTATAACTCaattaataacaacaacaataatggaaataataaacGTAGAAGTGGGGCATTTAATAAGCAGCCAAAGAAATCCATTTTTGAGAGAATGCCACCACCATATAATACAATATTGGGCATAGTTTTATCAGTTTTCTCTGGTATTATGTATGGTGTTAATATGGTACCAATGCAATTATGGAAACAAAGTAACGTGGATGCATCACCACTATCATTTGTATTTTGTCATTTCTCTGGTATCTTTTTAGCAAATACCGCTGTGTTTATAgtttattcaattattgTACGTCCACCACAAATTTTCCCACAAACTATTTTCCCTTCATTTTTCTCTGGTTTACTTTGGGGTATTGCAAATGTTGGTCTAATGGTTGCAACTCAAAACTTGGGTTATACAATTGGTTTTCCAATGGGTTCTGGTGGTCCAATGATTGTATCTTCACTTTGGagtgttttttatttccGTGAAATTCAAGgtgtaaaaaatttattaattttattaatatcatttataTTCCTTGGTGCTGGTATTACAATTTTAGCTTTATCTcactaa
- the fumH gene encoding fumarate hydratase (alternatively spliced): protein MLSASRKLNNQQFLKTIRNMTTFRSEFDTFGEVKVNDEKYWGAQTQRSLENFDIGGESEKMPLMVVRSFGILKRCAAIVNKKYGLDATIADNIAKAATEVVEGKLDDQFPLVVFQTGSGTQSNMNANEVISNRAIELMTGKRDFSKKLVHPNDHVNKSQSSNDTFPTCMHIAAAISINEKLVPALEMLLAAMRTKQNEFNHIIKIGRTHLQDATPLTLGQEFSGYCTQIEYGIQRIKDTLPRLYNLAQGGTAVGTGLNTPVGFDVDIASEVAKFTGLPFKTAPNKFEALAAHDAMVEVSGALNTVAVSLMKIANDIRFLGSGPRCGLGELILPENEPGSSIMPGKVNPTQCEAMTMVCAQVMGNNTTVSIAGSNGHFELNVFKPVIIKNVLSSIRLIADASVSFTKHCVVGIKADEKRIDQLLHESLMLVTALNPYIGYDKAAKAAKKAHKEKTTLKEACLSLGFTTSEEFDKWVDPSKMIGSMK, encoded by the exons ATGTTATCTGCATCAAGAAAACTTAAT aatcaacaatttttaaaaacaattagaaaTATGACAACATTTAGATCAGAATTTGATACATTTGGAGAAGTTAAagttaatgatgaaaaatatTGGGGTGCACAAACTCAAAGATCATTAGAAAATTTTGATATTGGTGGTGAATCAGAAAAGATGCCATTAATGGTTGTTCGTTCATTTGGTATTTTAAAACGTTGTGCagcaattgtaaataaaaagtatGGTTTAGATGCAACCATTGCAGATAATATTGCTAAAGCAGCAACAGAAGTTGTTGAAGGTAAATTAGATGATCAATTCCCATTGGTAGTTTTTCAAACTGGTTCAGGTACACAATCAAATATGAATGCCAATGAAGTTATCTCAAATCGTgcaattgaattaatgaCAGGTAAAAGAGATTTCTCAAAGAAATTAGTACATCCAAATGATCATGTCAATAAGAGTCAATCCTCAAATGATACATTCCCAACTTGTATGCACATTGCTGCTGCAATCTCAATCAATGAGAAATTAGTACCAGCTTTAGAGATGTTATTGGCTGCTATGCGTACCAAACAAAACGAATTTAATCATATCATCAAGATTGGTAGAACTCATTTACAAGATGCTACCCCACTCACTTTGGGCCAAGAGTTCTCTGGTTATTGCACTCAAATCGAGTATGGTATTCAAAGAATTAAAGATACCCTCCCAAGACTTTACAATTTAGCTCAAGGTGGTACAGCCGTTGGTACAGGTTTAAATACTCCAGTTGGTTTCGATGTTGATATCGCCTCTGAAGTCGCTAAATTCACTGGTCTCCCATTCAAAACCGCTCCAAATAAATTCGAAGCTTTAGCAGCTCATGATGCTATGGTCGAAGTTAGTGGTGCCCTCAATACCGTCGCTGTCTCTCTCATGAAGATTGCCAATGATATTCGTTTCTTAGGTTCTGGTCCACGTTGTGGTTTAGGTGAACTCATCCTCCCAGAGAATGAACCAGGTTCATCAATTATGCCTGGTAAGGTCAATCCAACTCAATGTGAAGCTATGACTATGGTTTGTGCTCAAGTTATGGGTAACAATACCACCGTTTCCATCGCTGGTAGCAATGGCCATTTTGAATTAAACGTTTTCAAACCAGTCATCATTAAAAATGTTCTCTCCTCAATTCGTCTCATCGCTGATGCTTCAGTTTCTTTCACTAAACATTGTGTCGTTGGTATTAAAGCCGATGAAAAGAGAATCGATCAACTCTTACACGAATCCCTCATGTTGGTAACTGCTCTCAATCCATACATTGGTTATGATAAAGCTGCCAAAGCCGCTAAAAAAGCTCACAAAGAAAAAACTACACTCAAAGAAGCTTGTCTCTCATTAGGTTTCACTACCTCtgaagaatttgataaatgGGTTGATCCATCAAAAATGATTGGTtcaatgaaataa